From Lolium rigidum isolate FL_2022 unplaced genomic scaffold, APGP_CSIRO_Lrig_0.1 contig_26634_1, whole genome shotgun sequence, one genomic window encodes:
- the LOC124680723 gene encoding la-related protein 1B-like gives MEPDPATPDPAPNSPAPAKRSAWKQPAASNGIVPADAPPPPPAVMDADHWPALADAAKTKAPIVPASESPKPPPPPPLVSTSNNAAAAASSAMANPSNSPRHGSGTHHNRHKPARRGGASGSNSGGGDHSPRDQQRDHHEQRGTDRWDHGANGGGGAAGRGGQRNHSNNGGRRGGSSSGGPGGVAHHGGGFNGRRRGGFEGSFYRGPSMGIGPYMRGAPPPPPLAVAPQFMAPPPPPPGPHMRAFAGHMMAFPEMPPGSPISPMYYVGGPPPPPEALRGMGFVPPMVGPPAYPYFQHMPEAEPEPELEPELQTVPEPQGQEKLLKQIEFYFSKDNLCTDVWLRQHMDQEGWVDISLIATFKKVRAITADLQSADLQYIKETLQSSSMLETQGDKVRRQNDWHKWVIPRESNTATRSSSVAAPGPNVNDLTARLGGVALHESPAGGPSSTVDQNHHEVLLNGSTSSDNQAPPLAEESEEAEESEVAEESAGRR, from the exons atggAGCCGGATCCCGCCACGCCCGATCCGGCGCCCAACTCCCCGGCCCCGGCCAAGAGGTCCGCCTGGAAGCAGCCAGCCGCCTCCAACGGCATCGTCCCAGCCGacgcgccgcccccgccgcccgcCGTCATGGACGCCGACCACTGGCCCGCGCTCGCCGACGCCGCCAAGACCAAGGCCCCCATCGTCCCCGCCTCCGAATCGCcaaagccgccgccgcctcccccactCGTCTCAACCTCcaacaacgccgccgccgccgcctcatcg GCCATGGCGAATCCGTCCAACTCGCCCAGGCACGGCTCGGGGACCCACCACAACCGCCACAAGCCGGCCAGGCGCGGCGGCGCCTCTGGCAGCAACAGCGGTGGCGGAGACCACTCCCCGCGCGACCAGCAGCGGGACCATCATGAGCAGCGGGGAACTGACCGCTGGGACCATGGCGCCAACGGCGGCGGAGGTGCTGCCGGAAGGGGTGGCCAGAGAAACCACAGTAACAACGGTGGCAGGAggggcggcagcagcagcggcggcccgGGTGGAGTCGCGCACCATGGCGGTGGCTTCAATGGCCGCAGGAGAGGTGGGTTCGAGGGTTCCTTTTACCGTGGCCCCTCGATGGGCATCGGGCCCTACATGCggggcgcgccgccgcccccgccgctggCCGTCGCTCCCCAGTTCATGGCCCCTCCCCCACCGCCGCCTGGCCCGCACATGCGGGCGTTTGCTGGACACATGATGGCATTTCCTG AGATGCCACCTGGGTCTCCTATTTCACCAATGTACTATGTTGGtggcccgcctccgcctccggagGCGCTGAGGGGAATGGGCTTCGTGCCTCCCATGGTCGGCCCGCCTGCTTATCCCTACTTCCAGCACATGCCTGAGGCTGAGCCAGAGCCAGAGCTTGAGCCAGAGCTCCAAACTGTACCTGAGCCTCAAGGCCAGGAGAAGCTGCTCAAACAGATTGAGTTCTACTTCAG CAAGGACAACTTATGTACAGATGTTTGGTTGCGGCAACATATGGATCAGGAGGGCTGGGTTGATATCTCTCTTATAGCTACCTTTAAGAAG GTTCGAGCAATCACTGCTGATCTGCAGTCTGCTGATTTGCAGTATATAAAGGAAACACTTCAGTCCTCATCTATGCTGGAAACACAG GGTGACAAAGTCAGGAGGCAAAATGATTGGCACAAATGGGTGATTCCTCGGGAGAGCAACACTGCTACTCGGTCAAGCTCTGTAGCCGCGCCAGGCCCCAACGTCAACGATCTGACAGCACGCCTTGGGGGCGTGGCCCTCCATGAATCACCAGCTGGTGGCCCTAGCAGCACGGTGGACCAGAACCATCACGAGGTGCTCCTGAATGGATCCACTTCCAGCGATAACCAAGCACCACCGCTAGCTGAAGAGAGCGAGGAAGCTGAAGAGAGTGAGGTAGCTGAAGAAAGCGCTGGCCGCCGCTAG